Proteins encoded together in one Sulfitobacter pontiacus window:
- a CDS encoding penicillin-binding protein activator, translated as MIAVFNILRKPLRLLILPLIALALAACEPVAMTNMNGSKGPKVDPSKPIPVALLIPRGGTAADNLLAQELENAARLAIRDLGGVQIDLRVYGTGGNAGTAGTAAAQAVTDGAQIILGPLYGEAANAAGNAVAAQGVNVLSFSNNPSIAGGNVFVLGQNFNDTSNRLVRYAKSNGKDKILVLHGQDLAGQLGRDAILKAIAANGATSAGTVDYALSQEAVMSAVPRVKAAVESNGANAIFLTTSSASALPLFAQLLPEAGISGATTQYIGLTRWDIPPQTLALPGVQGGWFALPDPGATTAFSQRYAAAYGDTPGPIAGLAFDGIAAVGALAKSGKPDALSAARLTQGAGFRGASGVFRLKADGTAERGLAVATIRNQQVVIISPAPQAFGGAGF; from the coding sequence ATGATCGCTGTTTTCAACATCCTTCGCAAGCCACTGCGGCTTTTGATCCTGCCACTGATCGCATTGGCGCTTGCCGCCTGTGAACCTGTGGCGATGACCAACATGAACGGGTCCAAGGGCCCCAAAGTCGACCCAAGCAAACCTATTCCGGTGGCCTTGCTGATCCCGCGCGGCGGTACGGCGGCGGATAACCTGCTGGCGCAAGAGCTTGAGAACGCTGCGCGTCTTGCGATCCGCGATCTGGGCGGCGTGCAAATTGACCTGCGGGTCTATGGCACGGGCGGCAATGCTGGCACTGCGGGCACTGCGGCGGCGCAGGCCGTCACTGATGGGGCTCAGATCATTTTGGGGCCGCTTTATGGCGAGGCCGCAAATGCGGCGGGCAACGCGGTTGCAGCACAGGGCGTGAATGTCCTGTCCTTCTCGAACAACCCCAGCATCGCAGGCGGCAACGTCTTTGTGCTGGGTCAGAACTTTAACGACACCTCCAACCGACTGGTCCGCTACGCCAAGAGCAACGGAAAAGACAAGATTCTCGTGCTGCACGGTCAGGATCTGGCCGGCCAGCTGGGCCGCGATGCTATTCTCAAGGCGATTGCCGCAAACGGGGCGACCTCTGCCGGTACGGTTGATTACGCGCTGAGCCAAGAAGCCGTAATGTCTGCCGTGCCGCGCGTGAAAGCTGCCGTAGAAAGCAACGGGGCGAATGCGATCTTCCTGACGACATCCTCGGCCAGTGCGCTGCCGCTCTTCGCACAGTTGCTGCCAGAAGCTGGGATCAGCGGTGCCACCACGCAGTACATCGGTCTGACCCGCTGGGATATCCCGCCGCAGACGCTGGCGCTGCCCGGCGTGCAAGGCGGCTGGTTCGCCCTGCCCGACCCCGGTGCAACAACCGCATTTTCGCAGCGCTATGCTGCAGCCTATGGCGACACACCCGGCCCGATCGCTGGTCTGGCCTTTGATGGGATCGCAGCCGTGGGTGCCTTGGCGAAATCCGGTAAACCCGACGCGTTGTCGGCGGCACGCCTAACCCAAGGCGCGGGCTTCCGCGGGGCAAGCGGCGTGTTCCGCCTCAAGGCAGACGGCACCGCCGAACGCGGCCTTGCCGTTGCCACGATCCGCAACCAGCAGGTCGTCATCATCAGCCCTGCCCCCCAAGCCTTTGGCGGGGCCGGTTTCTAA
- the rsmI gene encoding 16S rRNA (cytidine(1402)-2'-O)-methyltransferase codes for MNYQKIPLAAGLYFVGVPIGSARDITLRALDVLASADVLAAEDTRSLRKLMDIHGVPLNGRQIVALHDHSGSGVQDKLVTAIRDGQSVAYASEAGMPLIADPGFELSRGVGEAGLMLTCAPGPSAVLTALALAGLPTDAFFFAGFLPNAKGARLTALQKLKEVQGTLVFYESPKRVGAMLRDAAQALGGERPAAVCRELTKKFEEIQRGTLDELTEHYSGKAPKGEIVVLIDRGRLPAVSESDLTSDLANALETNSMRDAVDMVAQAYDVPRRQVYQAALELGKET; via the coding sequence TTGAATTATCAAAAGATTCCCCTTGCGGCGGGGCTTTACTTTGTCGGGGTGCCGATCGGCTCTGCCCGCGACATAACCTTGCGGGCGCTCGACGTGCTGGCCTCGGCTGATGTGCTGGCGGCGGAAGACACGCGGAGCCTGCGTAAGTTGATGGATATCCATGGGGTGCCTCTCAACGGGCGGCAGATTGTGGCGCTGCACGACCATTCGGGCAGTGGTGTGCAGGACAAGCTTGTCACCGCGATCCGCGATGGGCAATCCGTCGCCTATGCCTCTGAGGCTGGCATGCCGCTGATCGCGGATCCGGGGTTCGAACTGTCCCGCGGTGTGGGCGAGGCAGGGCTCATGCTGACCTGCGCCCCGGGCCCCTCGGCGGTGCTGACCGCGCTGGCTTTGGCAGGGCTGCCGACGGATGCCTTCTTTTTCGCAGGGTTCCTGCCCAATGCGAAAGGCGCACGGCTCACGGCGCTGCAAAAGTTGAAAGAGGTGCAAGGCACGCTGGTTTTCTACGAATCACCCAAGCGGGTGGGGGCGATGCTGCGCGATGCCGCACAGGCGCTGGGCGGGGAACGTCCGGCGGCTGTCTGTCGCGAATTGACCAAGAAGTTCGAGGAAATTCAGCGCGGTACCCTGGATGAGTTAACCGAACACTACAGCGGTAAAGCCCCGAAGGGCGAGATTGTTGTGCTGATTGATCGCGGGCGTTTACCGGCTGTTAGCGAAAGTGATCTAACCTCTGACCTTGCGAACGCATTGGAAACGAATTCGATGCGCGATGCCGTCGACATGGTGGCGCAGGCATATGATGTGCCGCGCCGACAGGTGTATCAGGCGGCATTGGAACTGGGGAAAGAAACCTAA
- a CDS encoding YraN family protein: MTDTLMTLAKSVQGAVSYHAGRAAELQVSDDYRRRGFDLAHERWRGKAGEIDLIMRDGDGIVFVEVKKSKSHDSALQRLNRKQMRRIYRSAEEFIGGEPKGALTDVRFDVALVDQTGDLRILENAFGHD, from the coding sequence ATGACCGACACACTGATGACATTGGCGAAATCCGTTCAAGGCGCTGTTTCCTATCACGCAGGTCGTGCGGCTGAACTGCAGGTTTCGGATGACTACCGCCGCCGCGGCTTTGATCTGGCACATGAACGGTGGCGCGGTAAGGCGGGCGAAATTGATCTGATCATGCGCGACGGCGACGGGATCGTCTTTGTCGAAGTGAAGAAAAGCAAAAGCCATGACAGCGCCCTGCAGCGTCTGAACCGGAAACAGATGCGCCGTATCTATCGATCCGCCGAAGAATTCATTGGCGGCGAACCCAAAGGCGCGCTGACGGACGTGCGGTTTGACGTGGCGTTGGTCGATCAAACCGGTGACCTGCGTATCCTTGAAAACGCCTTCGGGCACGACTGA
- the gshB gene encoding glutathione synthase produces the protein MKIAFQMDPIGDVNINADSSFRLAEEAQARGHALFYYTPDHLAYQEGRITARGHDLTVQRVQGDHATLGPEREVDLADFDVVWLRQDPPFDMHYITSTHLLDRLKETTLVVNDPFWVRNYPEKLLVLDFPQLTPPTTIARDLDTIKAFKAKHKDVILKPLYGNGGAGVFRLDTNDRNLSSLHELFTGFSREPLIVQKFLPAVSKGDKRVILVDGEPVGAINRVPAEGETRSNMHVGGRPEKVGLTERDLEICAAIGPLLREKGQIFVGIDVIGDYLTEINVTSPTGIQELERFDGTNIAAKIWEAIERKRA, from the coding sequence ATGAAAATCGCCTTTCAGATGGACCCGATCGGGGACGTGAACATCAACGCGGACAGCAGCTTTCGCCTGGCCGAGGAAGCACAGGCGCGCGGGCACGCGCTTTTCTACTACACCCCCGATCACCTCGCCTATCAAGAGGGGCGCATAACCGCACGGGGTCATGATCTGACCGTGCAGCGGGTACAGGGTGATCACGCCACCTTGGGGCCTGAACGCGAGGTTGATCTGGCGGATTTCGACGTGGTCTGGCTGCGGCAGGATCCGCCGTTCGACATGCATTATATCACCTCGACCCATTTGCTGGACCGTCTGAAAGAGACAACGCTGGTGGTGAATGACCCGTTCTGGGTGCGGAACTACCCCGAAAAACTGCTGGTGCTCGATTTCCCGCAGCTGACCCCGCCCACCACAATCGCCCGTGATCTGGACACGATCAAAGCGTTCAAGGCGAAACATAAGGATGTCATCCTCAAGCCGCTATACGGGAACGGGGGCGCGGGTGTCTTCCGTCTGGACACGAATGATCGCAACCTCAGCTCTTTGCACGAACTGTTCACCGGTTTCTCACGCGAGCCGTTGATCGTACAGAAATTCCTGCCGGCTGTGTCCAAGGGCGATAAACGGGTGATTCTGGTGGATGGCGAACCCGTCGGGGCCATCAACCGCGTCCCGGCAGAGGGGGAAACCCGGTCGAACATGCATGTGGGCGGCCGCCCCGAGAAGGTCGGCCTGACAGAGCGTGACCTTGAAATTTGCGCCGCCATCGGCCCGTTGCTACGCGAGAAGGGGCAGATTTTCGTCGGCATCGATGTCATTGGCGACTATCTGACAGAGATCAACGTGACCTCCCCCACCGGCATACAAGAACTGGAACGTTTCGACGGCACCAATATCGCGGCCAAGATATGGGAAGCGATCGAACGTAAGCGCGCATGA
- a CDS encoding alpha/beta hydrolase — protein sequence MSLLRPLLNGYLRLVEKRKLARTRDVHKIRRDFAKTARLLFRAPRGTQITRSRLVGAGEVLRVTPAQTRSDLVIFYIHGGGFVFGSPDTHGAMLGALAQRLGAVAVLPYYRLAPEAPFPAAIEDVATAYQALLDSGVSAQNIIVGGDSAGGALAFNLLSRLCAGSGPMPRALFAFSPLTDFLHEGASFRENAAREAVLPAAQAGLMAEMYLAGADPRDPDISPLLASYPGAPPVWITVGSTEILRDDARRMAAHLRDQGVSASLEEKHDLPHVWPIFHNTLPEARATLDALARWITQLPPTATES from the coding sequence ATGAGCTTGCTGCGCCCTCTGCTGAACGGCTATTTACGTTTGGTAGAGAAGCGCAAGCTGGCGCGCACGCGTGATGTGCATAAGATACGTCGTGATTTCGCGAAAACCGCGCGGCTGCTGTTTCGGGCACCGCGCGGCACCCAGATCACCCGCAGCCGCTTGGTTGGTGCGGGCGAGGTTCTGCGGGTGACCCCTGCGCAGACACGCTCTGATCTGGTGATCTTTTACATTCATGGGGGTGGTTTTGTGTTCGGCAGCCCCGATACCCACGGGGCGATGCTGGGGGCCTTGGCGCAGCGTCTGGGGGCTGTGGCGGTATTGCCCTACTACCGTCTTGCCCCCGAAGCGCCGTTTCCCGCCGCAATCGAAGATGTCGCCACGGCCTATCAGGCGTTGCTCGACAGCGGTGTGTCGGCGCAGAATATCATTGTCGGCGGTGATAGCGCTGGCGGCGCGCTGGCTTTCAATCTGCTTAGCCGGCTTTGTGCAGGCAGTGGCCCCATGCCGCGCGCGCTTTTTGCCTTTTCACCGCTGACCGATTTTCTGCACGAGGGGGCCAGCTTCCGCGAGAATGCGGCACGAGAGGCCGTGTTGCCCGCCGCGCAGGCCGGTCTTATGGCAGAGATGTATCTGGCCGGTGCCGACCCCCGAGATCCCGATATAAGCCCCTTGCTTGCGAGCTATCCGGGGGCACCGCCAGTCTGGATCACCGTCGGGTCCACAGAGATTCTACGCGATGACGCGCGCCGGATGGCAGCGCATTTGCGGGATCAAGGTGTTAGCGCGTCGTTGGAAGAGAAGCATGACCTGCCCCACGTCTGGCCGATCTTCCACAATACCCTGCCCGAAGCGCGGGCCACGCTGGACGCATTGGCGCGCTGGATCACGCAACTGCCACCGACGGCAACCGAAAGCTGA